The Actinotalea sp. JY-7876 sequence AACAATCGCGCCCTCGGCGGGAGTTATGGTTTCGCCGTACACCAGTCGGTCAGGTGCCACTGGTGCGGAGCACGCCCGAGGAACGCCGCACATCCCCCGCAGCACCCGTCGAGCGCGCCCGGTCGGCTGACACAAACAGGAGTGACGACGTGAAGAGACTGACGCGAGCAGCGGTGCTGACGGCCGCCGCAGCACTGACCCTGAGTGCCTGTGGCGCGGCCCCCGAGGAGGAGACCGAGTCGACCGCCGGTACCGAGGAGACGGCCGAGGCGACCGTCGACTTCACCGCGTGCATGGTCTCGGACGAGGGCGGCTTCGACGACGCGTCCTTCAACGAGTCCGGCTTCCTGGGCCTCGAGCGTGCCAAGGAGGAGCTCGGCATCGAGACCCGCACGGCCGAGTCGTCCGACCCCGGCCAGTACACGGCCAACGTCGACTCGATGGTCCAGGAGGGCTGCGACCTCATCATCGGCGTCGGCTTCGCGCTCGAGGACCCGATCCAGGCCGCGGCCGAGGCGAACCCGGACATCCAGTTCGCGCTCGTCGACAGCGCGTTCAGCGCCGACGACTTCAGCCCCGTCACGCTCGACAACGCCAAGCCCCTCCTGTTCAACACGCAGGAGGCCGCGTACCTCGCCGGCTACCTCGCGGCGGGCACGAGCGAGACCGGCACCGTCGCGACGTACGGCGGCCTGCCCTTCCCGTCCGTCACGATCTTCATGGACGGCTTCGTGGACGGCGTCGAGAAGTTCAACGAGGACAACGGCGCGTCCGTCGCCGTCCTCGGGTGGGACAAGGAGGCCCAGAACGGCTCCATGATCGGCGACTTCAGCAACACCGAGGGCGGCCGCACCACCACCGAGCAGTTCATCGCCTCGGGCGCGGACGTCATCCTCCCGGTCGCCGGCCCCGTCGGCGCGGGCTCGCTCAACGCCGCCTCGCAGGCCGACGGCGTCTCGGTCATCTGGGTCGACTCGGACGGCTACGAGCAGGAGTCCAACGCGGACACCAAGAACCTCATCCTGACCTCGGTCATCAAGCAGATCGGCACCGCCGTGTTCGACACGATCGCCTCGGCGGTCGACGGCGAGTTCTCGAACGAGCCGTACGTGGGCACGCTGGAGAACGGTGGCGTGGACCTCGCGCCGCTGCACGACTTCGAGAGCACGGTCGACCCGGCGCTCGTCGAGCAGGTCGACGCCCTGCGCGAGCAGATCATCAACGGCGAGATCGTCGTCGAGTCGCCCTCGGCGACGCCCGTCGAGTGAGCTAGATCTCACTCGAGAGCATGACGCAGGTGGTGGCCCGGGGCGCACGCCCCGGGCCACCGGCCTGTGTAGCACGAAGCCTCCGCGTCCCCGTCGGGACGAGGTCCTGCCGGGCGCATGGGCGCGTCACTAGGCTCGGGACAGCAGGAGCACCACCACCGTTCGGGAAGGGCGACGACGCCGTGACGCAGGTACAGCCGGGCGAGGACACGCCATGAGGCTCCAGCTCGAGGGGATCACGAAGCGGTTCGGTCCGCTCGTGGCCAACAACGCCATCAGCCTGACCTTCGAGCCGGGGGAGATCCACGCCCTGCTCGGGGAGAACGGCGCGGGCAAGTCCACGCTGATGAACGTCCTGTACGGCCTCTACCGGCCGGACGAGGGCCAGATCGTCATCGACGGCGAGCCCGTGTCCTTCACGGGTCCCGGCCAGGCCATGGCCGCCGGGATCGGCATGGTGCACCAGCACTTCATGCTCGTCCCGGTCTTCACGGTCGCGGAGAACGTCGTGCTCGGCCACGAGCCGACGTCGGGCGGCGGCCTCATCGACCTGGCGCGGGCCCGCGCCCTGGTGCGCGAGATCTCGGACCGGTTCGGCTTCGCGGTCGACCCGGACGCGCTGGTCGAGGACCTGCCGGTCGGGGTCCAGCAGCGCGTCGAGATCATCAAGGCGCTGAGCCGCGACGCGAAGATCCTCATCCTCGACGAGCCCACGGCGGTCCTCACGCCGCAGGAGACCGACGAGCTCATCGCGATCATGCGCCAGCTCAAGGACGCCGGGACCTCGATCGTCTTCATCACGCACAAGCTGCGCGAGGTCCGCGCCGTGGCCGACCGGATCTCGGTCATCCGGCGCGGGACCGTCGTCGGCACCGCGGACCCCAGCGACAGCGAGGCGAAGCTCGCCTCGCTCATGGTCGGCCGCACGGTCGACCTGGGCGTGGACAAGCAGCCGACCGACCCGGGCGACGCGACCTTCCAGGTGCGCGACCTGACGGTCATCGACCCCAGCGGGGCGCGCGTGGTCGACGGGGTGAGCCTCGACGTCCACCGCAGCGAGATCCTCGCGATCGCCGGTGTCCAGGGCAACGGGCAGTCCGAGCTCGCCGAGGCGATCCTGGGCCTGCGCAGCGCGTCCGGCGGCTCGATCACGCTCGACGGGAACGAGCTCCTCGGCCGCAGCGTCGACGAGGTCCTGCGCGCGGGTGTCGGCTTCGTCCCCGAGGACCGCAGCACCGACGGCCTGATCTCGTCCTTCTCCATCGCGGAGAACCTCATCCTCGACCTGCACGGCGAGAAGCCGTTCGCCAGCTACGGGTCGCTGTCCCCGTCGCGGGTGGCCGCGAACGCGGCACGCGCGGTCCAGGAGTTCGACGTCCGCCTCACCTCGGTGCACGACCCCATCAGCACGCTGTCGGGGGGCAACCAGCAGAAGGTCGTCCTCGCGCGGGAGATGTCCCGGCCGCTGCGCCTGCTCGTCGCGAGCCAGCCCACGCGCGGCCTCGACGTGGGCTCCATCGAGTTCGTGCACAAGCGGATCGTCGCCGAGCGCGACCACGGCACGCCCGTGGTGATCATCTCCACCGAGCTCGACGAGGTCCTCGCCCTCGCCGACCGCATCGCGGTGATGTACCGGGGCAAGGTCGTCGGCGTCGTGCCGGGCAGCACGAGCCGTGACGTCCTCGGCCTGATGATGGCCGGCGCGCCGCTCGAGGAGGCCCAGCGCGGGGCCGCTTCCCACCACACCGCCCTCAGCGAGGCCGGAACGATCGACGGGATCCCCCTGTGAGCACCACCGACACGCTCGTCGCGCCGTCCGCGCAGCCGAGCACACCGACGGGCCGCGGCGGGCCCGGTCTCCTGCAGCGCGTCCTGGACGCCTCGTGGCTGACGATCACGCTCGCGATCGTCATGGCCCTCATCGCGTCCTCCGTGCTGATCGCCGCCGCGAACGCCGAGGTGCAGGACGCGGCCGTCTACTTCTTCTCGCGGCCCACGGACCTCCTCACCGCGGCATGGGACGCCGTCTACTCGGCGTACTCCGCGCTCTTCCGCGGCGCCGTCTTCGACTACCAGGCCGAGGGCCTGCGGCGGGTCCGGCCGATCACCGAGACGATGACGGCGTCCGTGCCGCTCATCCTCGCCGGCCTCGGCCTCGCGGTCGCGTTCCGTTCGGGGCTGTTCAACATCGGTGCGCAGGGCCAGGTGCTCATGGGCGCCGCGGCGGCGACCTTCTTCGGCATCACCTTCACCCTGCCGGTCGTGCTCCACGTCGTGGCCGCGTGCGTCGCGGCGATCGTCGTCGGGGCCCTCTGGGCGGGCATCGCCGGCTTCCTCAAGGCCCGGACGGGGGCGAACGAGGTCATCGTCACGATCATGCTCAACTCGATCGCGACCTACCTCGTGGCGTTCCTGCTGACCACGACCGTGCTGCGCCAGGGCGGGACCCGCCCGATCTCGCCCCCGGTCGGGCCGAACTCGCTCATGCCCCGCATGCTGGGCGAGCAGTTCCGGCTGCACTGGGGCTTCGTCGTCGCGCTGCTCGCGGCGGTCGCCGTGTGGTGGCTCATGGAGCGCTCGGTGCTCGGGTTCCAGTTCCGGGCGGTCGGGGCCAACCAGCGCGCCGCCCGCACGGCCGGCATCCGCGTCAACGTCGTGTTCGTCACGGTCATGCTCGTCGCCGGTGGCCTGGCGGGCCTCGGCGGCGCGATGCAGATCCTCGGCACGGACCGGACGCTGCAGGAGTCGAGCGCCGGCAACATCGGCTTCGACGCCATCACCGTCGCACTGCTGGGGCGCTCGAAGCCGGTCGGCACGGTCCTGGCTGCGCTGCTGTTCGGTGCCCTGCGCGCCGGATCGCCGCTCATGCAGACCTCGGCCGACACCCCGATCGACATCATCCTCGTCATCCAGGCCTCGATCGTGCTGCTCATCGCGGCGCCCGTCCTGGTCCGCGAGCTCTCCCCGCTGCACCGGATCGCGCAGCTCTTCGGCTACCGCATGAAGGAGGCCAGCGCATGAGCATCCAGATCGATCCCGTGCCCAGCACGGTCGTCGAACCCGCCGGTGCGGGCGCCCAGGCACGCATCTCCTGGCGCGGCCCGGTCCTCTACCTCGGCGTCGGGCTCCTCGCGCTCGTCGTC is a genomic window containing:
- a CDS encoding BMP family protein, which gives rise to MKRLTRAAVLTAAAALTLSACGAAPEEETESTAGTEETAEATVDFTACMVSDEGGFDDASFNESGFLGLERAKEELGIETRTAESSDPGQYTANVDSMVQEGCDLIIGVGFALEDPIQAAAEANPDIQFALVDSAFSADDFSPVTLDNAKPLLFNTQEAAYLAGYLAAGTSETGTVATYGGLPFPSVTIFMDGFVDGVEKFNEDNGASVAVLGWDKEAQNGSMIGDFSNTEGGRTTTEQFIASGADVILPVAGPVGAGSLNAASQADGVSVIWVDSDGYEQESNADTKNLILTSVIKQIGTAVFDTIASAVDGEFSNEPYVGTLENGGVDLAPLHDFESTVDPALVEQVDALREQIINGEIVVESPSATPVE
- a CDS encoding ABC transporter ATP-binding protein, whose product is MRLQLEGITKRFGPLVANNAISLTFEPGEIHALLGENGAGKSTLMNVLYGLYRPDEGQIVIDGEPVSFTGPGQAMAAGIGMVHQHFMLVPVFTVAENVVLGHEPTSGGGLIDLARARALVREISDRFGFAVDPDALVEDLPVGVQQRVEIIKALSRDAKILILDEPTAVLTPQETDELIAIMRQLKDAGTSIVFITHKLREVRAVADRISVIRRGTVVGTADPSDSEAKLASLMVGRTVDLGVDKQPTDPGDATFQVRDLTVIDPSGARVVDGVSLDVHRSEILAIAGVQGNGQSELAEAILGLRSASGGSITLDGNELLGRSVDEVLRAGVGFVPEDRSTDGLISSFSIAENLILDLHGEKPFASYGSLSPSRVAANAARAVQEFDVRLTSVHDPISTLSGGNQQKVVLAREMSRPLRLLVASQPTRGLDVGSIEFVHKRIVAERDHGTPVVIISTELDEVLALADRIAVMYRGKVVGVVPGSTSRDVLGLMMAGAPLEEAQRGAASHHTALSEAGTIDGIPL
- a CDS encoding ABC transporter permease; translated protein: MSTTDTLVAPSAQPSTPTGRGGPGLLQRVLDASWLTITLAIVMALIASSVLIAAANAEVQDAAVYFFSRPTDLLTAAWDAVYSAYSALFRGAVFDYQAEGLRRVRPITETMTASVPLILAGLGLAVAFRSGLFNIGAQGQVLMGAAAATFFGITFTLPVVLHVVAACVAAIVVGALWAGIAGFLKARTGANEVIVTIMLNSIATYLVAFLLTTTVLRQGGTRPISPPVGPNSLMPRMLGEQFRLHWGFVVALLAAVAVWWLMERSVLGFQFRAVGANQRAARTAGIRVNVVFVTVMLVAGGLAGLGGAMQILGTDRTLQESSAGNIGFDAITVALLGRSKPVGTVLAALLFGALRAGSPLMQTSADTPIDIILVIQASIVLLIAAPVLVRELSPLHRIAQLFGYRMKEASA